DNA from Corynebacterium stationis:
TTGATCAGGTCGAAGTGAATGTTCAGGCCGTGGCCGAAGAGCAACGCGTTGCCCTCTTCTAGGTTTGGCTCGACGTCATTGGTAAAGATCGAAGCCTGGGAAGTATCTGGAGCCAGGATCATGATAACGTCTGCCCACTTGGTGGCGTCTGCAACAGACTTTACTTCAAAGCCAGCTTCTTCTGCCTTGGCTGCGGACTTGGATCCGTCGCGCAGACCAATGACTACCTCAACGCCGGAGTCGCGCAGGTTCTGAGAGTGCGCGTGGCCCTGGGAGCCGTAACCAATAACAGCGACCTTGCGGCCCTGGATGATCGACAGATCAGCATCGTCGTCGTAAAAAGTCTCAATTGCCATGAGAGTTAACCCTTTCGTTGGAAAGTTCGGAACTAGTGTGGGTGCACTTCATCTACCGTACCACAGTGCGGGATGATGTGTTCACATTATGAGATATTTTAGAAATTTACTATGAATTTTTGAGAGGGCTTCCCTTATGAGGACTCCCCCTACTAACCGACGCGAACCTTGTGGGCTGCGCCGGAGTGCCTTCCTCGAGGATTCCCTCTCGTCAGGTGATTCTTCTGATTGACTTTGTTGAGTGAATCAGAGCTTGCTGGGTGCCATGGCCTTCGGACCACGGCTTAGTGCCACGTGCCCGGACTGGATGAGTTCGCGGATGCCGAATGGCTCTAGAACATCGAGCAGTGCGCGCAGCTTTCCTGGCGAACCCGTAGCTTCCACAATGACGGATTCTTGAGCCACGTCTACTACGCGGGCACGGAAGATGTTGACGGCGTCGACAACCTGCGGGCGGTTGGTGTTATCAGCGGTGACTTTGACCAGCATGATGCCACGTGCGACCGAGGTCTCTTCATCTAACTCAACAACCTTGATGACGGGGATGATCTTGTTGAGCTGCTTGGTTACCTGTTCGATAACTACCTCGCTGGCATCGACCACGATGGTAAAGCGGTTAATGCCGGGAGTTTCCGTGCGTGCGGAGACAATGGATACGAGGTTGTAGCCACGGCGGGTGAACATGCCGGCGACGCGGGAGGTGATACCTTCTACGTCTTCGACCAAGACGGACAAAGTATGGCGGGTGACTTCGTGCGGAGCAGGCATTAGTCTTCGATCTCCTCTACGGTTTCGTGAATGGTCGCCGGTTCTTCAGCAGCTGATTCATTTTCATCAAACAGTGGACGCAGGCCAACGGCGTACTGGATTTCTTCATTCGAAGCGCCACCGGAAATCATTGGCCAGACCTGAGCGTCTTCGCCAACGATGAAGTCGATAACTACTGGACGGTCATTGATTTCGCGCGCGCGCTGGATAGCAGGCACGATTTCTTCTTCGGTGGTAACGCGTATGGATTCGCAACCCATGGCATCGCCAAGCTTGACGAAGTCTGGGATGTAGTTCCCCTCCTCACGCAACTTGGTATTGGAGTAGTTGCGCTCGTAGAACAGGGTCTGCCACTGGCGCACCATGCCCAAGTTGCCGTTATTAATAACAGCGACCTTGATGGGGAAACCTTCCAAAGCTGCGGTAGTCAGCTCCTGGTTGGTCATCTGGAAACAGCCATCGCCGTCGATTGCCCAGACTTCCTTCTCTGGCATACCGGCCTTGGCACCGAGTGCTGCAGGAACCGCATAGCCCATGGTGCCGGCGCCACCGGAGTTGATCCAAGTGCGTGGGTTTTCAAAGTCAATGAACTGTGCAGCCCACATCTGGTGTTGCCCAACGCCTGCGACGTAAATGGCCTCCGGGCCGATTTCACGCGAGAGGTGCTCCAAAATCAGCTGCGGGTTGAGCTTGCCGTCTTCAGTTGGCTCCCAGCCGCGTGGGAAACGGTCCTGCAGATCATTAAGGTAGCCAGTCCACTCGTTGATTTCCGGCTTCGGGTACTTGGTGGAATTCTGATACGTCTTGGTCAGTGCCAAAAGTACCTCACGCGCATCACCCACGATTGGGATGGCAACTTCGCGAATCTTGCCGATTTCCGCTGGGTCCACATCGGCGTGGATAACCTGCGCGTGGGGCGCGAAGGTATCAACGTCACCGGTGACGCGGTCATCGAAACGCGCACCGATAGCAATAAGCAAGTCTGAGCGCTGCATTGCAGCAACCGCTGGAACCGTACCGTGCATGCCCGGCATACCCATGTGCTGTGGGTGAGAATCAGGGAAGGCGCCCAAAGCCATCAAGGTGGTAACCACTGGGATGCCGGTAAATTCGGCAAACTCCAGCAGCTCACGGTGAGCATCAGCCTTGATGACACCGCCACCGACGTAGAGAACAGGGCGGGTAGCTTCCGAAATCATCTTCACTGCCGCAGAGATCTGACGGTTGTGAGGATTCGTCGTTGGCTTATACCCCGGCATGTAGAACTTCGGTGGGAAGGTGTATTCCATCGTCGCATTTTGGATATCCTTCGGGATATCCACCAGGACAGGACCAGGACGGCCAGTCGACGCCAAGTGGAACGCAGACGCAATCGCCTCTGGAATCTTATTCGGATCCGTGACGATGAAGTTGTGCTTGGTAATCGGCATCGTCACACCGCGAATATCTGCTTCCTGGAAGGCATCGGTACCCAAGAGGTTAGAGCCCACCTGGCCAGTAATGGCCACGATTGGAACAGAGTCCAAGTTGGCATCCGCAATTGGCGTAACTAAGTTGGTTGCACCAGGGCCGGACGTGGCAATACACACGCCCACCTTGCCGGTTGCCACTGCATAACCTTCAGCAGCGTGGCCAGCACCCTGCTCGTGGCGGGTCAGCACGTGGCGAAGAGTTTCGGAACGGTTTAGTGCATCATACAAAGGCAGCACGGCGCCGCCTGGGATGCCGAAGACTAGGTCGGTGCCTAAATCTTCAAGGGTGCGGACAATAGCTTGTGCACCAGTCATGCGCTCTGGGCCTTTTGGTCCTGGCTTTACGCCAGTCGAAGAGGCCACCGAAGCCGGAGAGGGCGTTGTGGAAGCTGCCACGGTGGTAATGCTCCTTAGGTCATGGACTTTTTCAAAGTAATTATTCAATTAGACACTTTTCCCGTCCTAGCACCGTGCGGGTGGCGGGCAGGCGAGCAAGCGCAGATCAAACATCGGCTGTGGGTGGGCCGAGCTATAAATAAACAATGCCCCCGACTCAACTCGGGTGGGAGTTGGCGAGGGCACTTGCTTTTAACGACTTCAAAATGGCCGCTACGGCAAGCGCCGCGCTGCTACTACTACCACCTGAAGTCGAATATTGATCATGGCCTACATCATACACACGGATTTTCCTCAGTCCAGTTAACACCCCCATTGCGCGAGAAGCCCATCTCAGTGTGCGGAATTTACCTGCATCTTTGTCCGATCCCCCATCCCATGATTAACCCCAGGGAATAAAACTAATTAGCATAGGTTTACATGACCGATCCTGTGCCTGCTGACAACCCTGCCGACAACAACGCAACTACCTCTTCCACTATCCCGGCCCCCACGGGCGAGACCAAGGAGTTCGTGCCCGAGCGCACCCACGTCTTCGCCATCGCCTTGATGGCCATGGTGTGCATCATCATGGCCGGTTGGAGCCCACTGCTTTTGGGCTGGACCGTATTAATTCCTGCCCTGTGGATTTATTGGGTATTGCGCGGCAAGACCACCGTCGGCGAAAAAGGTATTGCCATTCGCTACGCATTCAAGGGCCGCAAGACCATTTCTTGGGACAACTTCGAAGGCATCGGCTTCCAAGGCTCCAAGGCTTTTGCTGAGACCTCCACCGGCACCAAGCACAATTTGCCCGGCGTTACCTTTAACTCTTTGCCAGGGCTTTACGATGCATCCCGCGGCCGCATCCCCGACGCACTCAGCGAGGGGAAAGCCGCAGCTCATGAAAAGGTGGTCATTGTCCACCGCGACGGCCAGCAGATCTTGATGGACAAAGAAGAATACGCGCAATATCAAGCCGCCCAAGACGGCGCCGCGAGCGCCGTCCCCGAAACCAATGAAGGCGTCCCACAGAATGGAAACCTTTATCCACCCCGTGAGACACCCCCATCGGATGGCCAGACTCAGAATCAGCGCCGCAACGGAGTAGAGTAAGTAACCTACCGATGCTGCGGCGAGCACACCCCCTTTACCCGCAGCATTCGCCGAAGGCCCAAGGCAGTGAGGGAATACTTTCTTATCACAAAGCGTTGACCACGCTATACGCCTTATAATCCCCATCTTTGATTTTTAGGATCTATTTTCATGTTTCCTCTGCGCTCTAAAGTAACCACCGTCGGCCGGCAAGCTGCGGGTGCGCGCGCTCTCTGGCGCGCGACCGGCACCAAGGAAAATGAGTTCGGCAAGCCAATTGTCGCTATCGCCAACTCCTATACCCAGTTCGTTCCTGGCCACGTCCACTTGAAAAACGTCGGTGACATCGTCGCTGATGCTATTCGTGAAGCTGGCGGCGTGCCGAAGGAATTTAACACCATTGCGGTCGATGACGGCATCGCCATGGGCCACAGCGGCATGCTCTACTCCCTGCCATCACGTGAGATCATTTCCGACTCCGTGGAATACATGGTCAATGCACACACCGCTGACGCGCTAGTCTGTATCTCCAACTGTGACAAGATCACCCCAGGCATGCTCAACGCCGCTTTGCGTTTGAACATCCCCACCATCTTCGTCTCCGGTGGCCCTATGGAAGCCGGTAAGGCAGTTGTCGTCGATGGCGTCGCCAAGGCTCCAACTGACCTGATTACTGCAATCACCGCATCGGCTAGCGATGATGTCGATGATGCCGGCCTGGCTATGGTCGAAGAATCTGCCTGCCCAACCTGTGGTTCTTGCTCCGGTATGTTCACCGCGAACTCCATGAACTGCCTGACTGAGGCTTTGGGCTTGGCGCTGCCGGGCAACGGCACCACCTTGGCAACCCACTCTTTCCGCCGTCGTCTTTTCAAGCAGGCCGGCTCCACCATCGTGGACCTGTGCCGCCGCTACTACGGCGAAGAAGATGAATCCGTCCTGCCACGCAATATCGCCAACAAGGACGCTTTCTACAACGCCATGGCGCTGGACATGGCCATGGGTGGCTCCACCAACACGATCTTGCACACCCTAGCTGCGGCGCAAGAAGGCGCCATCGACTTCACCCTGAACGACATCGAGGCTGTCTCCGACGCTGTTCCTTGTCTGTCCAAGGTGGCACCGAACGGTGTCTGGCACATCGAAGACGTCCACCGCGCCGGCGGCATCCCTGCCATCTTGGGTGAGCTGCGCCGCTCCGGTCACCTGAAGATGAATGTTCACACCGCGCTGTACAAGGACGCCGGCGAATGGCTGGATGACTGGGATATCCGCGGCGGCAAGGAACTGGAAGAAGCCCGCAATCTCTTCCTGGCTGCCCCAGGTGGCGTACGCACCACCGAGCCATTTTCCACCGACAATGTCTGGGAAACCCTGGACACCGACCAGGAAAACGGCTGCATCCACTCCGCAGAATTCTCCTACTCCGACCAAGGTGGTCTGGTTGTCCTGCGCGGCAACCTCGCACCTAATGGCGCCATCATCAAGGCCGCCGGTGTTGAGGAAGAACTGTGGCACTTCCAGGGCCCTGCTCGCGTTGTCGAGTCCCAGGAAGAAGCCGTCTCCATCATCCTCAAGCGCGAAGTGCAAGCTGGCGATGTCATCGTCATCCGCTACGAGGGCCCAGCTGGAGGCCCGGGCATGCAGGAGATGCTGCACCCGACCTCCTTCCTCAAGGGCTCCGGTTTGGGCAAGGCATGCGCCTTGATTACCGATGGCCGCTTCTCCGGTGGTACCTCTGGTCTCTCCATTGGCCACATCTCCCCTGAGGCTGCTCACGGCGGAGTTATCGGTCTGGTCCAAAATGGCGACCCGATCACCATCGACGTACGCAAGCGCGCACTGACCTTGGACATCGACGAAGATGAGCTGGAGCGTCGTCGCGCTGAGCAAGAACGTCGCGAAAAGCCATGGACCCCGGTCAACCGCGACCGTCCTATCACCAAGGCTTTGCGCGCATACGCGAACATGGCGACTTCTGCCGACATGGGCGCAGTCCGCATCGTTGATGGGCATATCGCTTAATCAACGACATTCGCCACATTTCAACTAGGCGGTGGGTCAGTATTTACCGAAGTACTGACCCACCGCCTAACATTATGGCCTGTGACTACTTCGCCAAATATTGACCAAGACCCGCCGGTGCCGACAGCGGCTACGAACGTCGCTGCTCCCAAAGCCTTCTTCTCCCCCGCTATCGCGGGGTTCATTGGCTTACTTGGGGTTATCATCGCCACGGTAACCACGGCGATTCAGGTGATGTCGACGGATTTTCCCATCGACATGATCATCTACCGCGAAGGCGTTAAAGCTTTCATGGCCGGCAACGAGGTCTACTCCGTGCCCATGATGGCCGGGGATATCGCGCTACCGTTTCTTTACCCGCCTTTTGGCGCGCTGGTGATGGTGCCACTGGCTGGTGATTGGTTTAGCGATGCCGTGGCCGGCGATATCGTCATTATCTTATCCAATCTGCTCATCGGCCTCGTGCTGCTTTTGCTGGCTTTCGCCTTAAATAAGCAACGCACCAATCGTTTTGCTAGCTCCGATGTCATCGCTGTTACCGCCTTGGTGTGGGGCATCGTTTTAATCTTTGAACCCGTGCGTTTGAATAACGGTTTCGCGCAGATCAACATCATCCTCATGGCGCTCGTCGCTTTGGACTTAATCCCCCGCAAGCGTCTCAAGTGGCTACCGCAAGGCTGGCTTATCGGCATTGCCGCGGCCATCAAAATCACTCCCTTGGCGATGCTGCTGTATTTCTTGGTCCGCAAGGAAATCAAACCGATTATCACCGCAGGCATCTCTGCCATCGTGGCCACCGCCATTGCCGCGGCCGTGCGCTGGGATGTGGCGTGGGAATACTTCACCGTCAATCTCTTATCGATGGGCTCCGGCGGCGAAATCGGCGTCCAAACCGCCTACCAATCCAATAGCTCCCTCAAGGGCTTCCTCGAGCGCCTCTACACCTCCCAAGAGGCCATGGACACAGCCAGCATGATCACCACGATCATTTGGTTCTGCCTGGCCATTATCACCGTCGTGCTCGGTGGCTGGTTGATGATTGCGCTGAATAAGCGCGGACTCAACATCGAAGCCTTCATGATCAACGCGTTCATCATGCTGCTGATTTCCCCAGTCAGCTGGTCGCATCACTGGATCTGGCTCACCATCGCCATCCCTGTCTTGCTCTACCGCGCTATTACTTGGCGCCACCTCAGCTGGCTATCCGGCATCATGATCTCCATCCTCGGCCTGTGGTCACTGCTGATTTTGACCATCCCACCGAAGTGGTACTGGGGCGATAGCATCAATGTCTGGGAACAAGAACTAGTCTTCAAACTCGTCATGAGCGATTTCATTTGGTTCGCTATCGCGACCATGGCCGTCACCGCATTCATGCTCCGGTTCGTTCCGCTTAAAGATTCCACCGCTCGCAACGCTGCGCAAAGCATGTAGTATCACGCGCTAGATTCTCTCCTAGGCCGGTTAACCGCCGGCCTTTTCGCGATCTCAGTTACTTTTCGGCGCCATTGTACCGCCTCAGTGGCCCGCTTGTGGATAACTTTGGCAGTTAGGTGACGCGTCAACGTAGTTATCCACAGATTTTCGAGGTTGCACTAGCGCACACTTGCTTTCCATTTTAGTGTCGAAGTCATGAACGATATATGGCAAGCATTCAAGCTTCTCACCAGCCACGGAATAGGCTTTTTGCGGCTTTTCGATGAGCTTTCACCCCACGACTTATCCGACGAAGGCATAGAAGTTTCCCTCGCCAAAAATTACGCCCGCCTCGCCACCGAACTTTTTAGTCCTTGCGACTCCCCGCGTGTCCAGCACGACGCTATCGCCCTCGCCGAAGAGCGACAGCTCAGCGCCAATCACTTACTAATGGTCAACAAACACGCCAGAAAGTTAAAAGCTCGCGGCGCGGCCTGGAAACTACGCGCAGAACTCATGGCCCTTGAAGGCTCTTTAGAAGAAGTCGAAGCCTACGCCAAAAAGCGCGTCACCGAAGAAGGCGGCGACAAACCCAAACAACGCGGCGTACGCGTCGGCCGCGTCACCGATGGCCTACGGACTATCAGCATCACCGATACCCAACGGAAAATCACCGACTTAGAAAAGACCCTCGATACTGCCATCAAGGATGATGACCAGCCACGCTCCGAAGCACTTCTGGAGCCATTCTGGGATTTAGTCGAAGGAGGCGGCACCGGGCTTATCAAGCCGGAATACCGCACCGTCATCGCTATCGGTCTTAACGATTTCGCTAAAGTCTCCTGTGGCAAGGGCGACGAAGTCATCATCGGACTATCTGATGGAACGACCATGACCGGCGCCGAATTCATCAACGCCGCAATGGAAGGCAGCTTGGGTGACAAGCTTTATGTCGGACTCTTCCATCCCACCGCCGGACCAGTGAATCTCTACGAGACCCGCTTCGCGTCAGACAAGCTGCGGACTTTAGCCATGGCGGAGAATCTCGTCTGTCCGTGGCCAGACTGCAACGTGCCTGCCGATAGGTGCCAGGTCCACCACATTGATGCGCATAAGAATGGCGGTCATACAAAGCCCTCGAACCTGACGATGCTGTGTAAGCACCACAACGGCGTCAATGATGATGACGGCCCGCGCAAGAAGCGAAAAGGCCCAAGTCGCGGCAGGATGCGCCGCCACCGCGGCAAAGTCCGCCTGCACACCCCAGGCGGCAAACTGGTGGGCAACACGCACGACCTGAGCAGCATGGGGGCAATGGACCTCATCTAGCAGCCTCTCCGCCGCAAAGTGGCAATCACACACCCCGACTAGATAACCGGGCTAGTCGGGCGATTCGGCGAACCCTTTTCCAAATGCAGCGCTAAGGAAGGCTGTGCAAACAAAAGCGCGCCAGTCAGAATTTCCACGAAGGATTCTGACTGGCGCGCTTTCTTGCGCTTAATGCGGATTAGTTCAGCGGGTTGACACCTGCGCCGAACCACCACACAGCTACCAGTGCCGCTGCACCGAGGATAAAGAATACCCACGACGACGCAAGCGGGCGGCGAGCCGGGCTCGAGAGTGCCTTCACGCCAAGGGCGGAGTCAACCGAGATAAACCCTGGGCCAGTAAACTGCACGCCAATGTTAACTACGAACAAGACTAGTGCCAGCCACAAAGACTCAGGCCAGCTGAATACATCCAACCCTGCACCGGAAACAGCCAACTCATGGATAGCCATGAAGCCGGTAACAACAAGTGCCAGCATGGATGCAAATGGGGTCAGAAGGCCGAGGACTAGGAAGACACCTGCAACGAGCTGTCCTACTGGAATGCCCATAGCAAGGATATTCGCCATCGAGTAGCTAGCATACTCAGACTCCAGTCCGGAAATGCCAGCGGACTCTCCGATGCTAAAGAGCGTGCGCACGCCCTCAACGATGAGGAAGCCACCCAGCGCGATACGGATGAAGAGCAAACCGAAATCAATGGTGCCGCGCTTGCCGTACTGACGACGCAGTGCTTGTTCTTCCTCAGCCTGGGCTGCAGCAGCGCTATCGGCATCGAGCGCCAAGGCAGTGTCATCCGAGTACTGCGACGGTGAATCAAAGTGCTGCGTCGCCGCGTATCCTGCTGCACCGCCTGCTGGTACTGCAGCCGGCTGCACGGTAGTTGGTTCATTGCCGTAATCAGCGGACGGGTTTACCGACGTCGGCGATTGGTCGAAGGAGGTATCGCGGCTGGCGAAATCACGGTCATCGTAAGGATTGTTCTGTGAACCAGTTGTAGGGCCCATGTTCATCGTCTCCGTAGGTTGGGACTCAACAGCGGACTGAGGAGCCTGGGTGGTATTGGGCGTAATTTCTTGAGGTTGAGCACGTCCCGGGCGTTCGAAGACGCTCGAGCGCGGAACTTCTTGGGTGGCTTCAGGCTTCACAGCCTCCGGCTCAGCATCCTTAGCGCCCGATGCGTGCGCCGCGGCAAAGCCTGCACCAGCAGCACCAGCAGCCGCAGC
Protein-coding regions in this window:
- the ilvN gene encoding acetolactate synthase small subunit: MPAPHEVTRHTLSVLVEDVEGITSRVAGMFTRRGYNLVSIVSARTETPGINRFTIVVDASEVVIEQVTKQLNKIIPVIKVVELDEETSVARGIMLVKVTADNTNRPQVVDAVNIFRARVVDVAQESVIVEATGSPGKLRALLDVLEPFGIRELIQSGHVALSRGPKAMAPSKL
- a CDS encoding acetolactate synthase large subunit codes for the protein MAASTTPSPASVASSTGVKPGPKGPERMTGAQAIVRTLEDLGTDLVFGIPGGAVLPLYDALNRSETLRHVLTRHEQGAGHAAEGYAVATGKVGVCIATSGPGATNLVTPIADANLDSVPIVAITGQVGSNLLGTDAFQEADIRGVTMPITKHNFIVTDPNKIPEAIASAFHLASTGRPGPVLVDIPKDIQNATMEYTFPPKFYMPGYKPTTNPHNRQISAAVKMISEATRPVLYVGGGVIKADAHRELLEFAEFTGIPVVTTLMALGAFPDSHPQHMGMPGMHGTVPAVAAMQRSDLLIAIGARFDDRVTGDVDTFAPHAQVIHADVDPAEIGKIREVAIPIVGDAREVLLALTKTYQNSTKYPKPEINEWTGYLNDLQDRFPRGWEPTEDGKLNPQLILEHLSREIGPEAIYVAGVGQHQMWAAQFIDFENPRTWINSGGAGTMGYAVPAALGAKAGMPEKEVWAIDGDGCFQMTNQELTTAALEGFPIKVAVINNGNLGMVRQWQTLFYERNYSNTKLREEGNYIPDFVKLGDAMGCESIRVTTEEEIVPAIQRAREINDRPVVIDFIVGEDAQVWPMISGGASNEEIQYAVGLRPLFDENESAAEEPATIHETVEEIED
- a CDS encoding PH domain-containing protein, translating into MTDPVPADNPADNNATTSSTIPAPTGETKEFVPERTHVFAIALMAMVCIIMAGWSPLLLGWTVLIPALWIYWVLRGKTTVGEKGIAIRYAFKGRKTISWDNFEGIGFQGSKAFAETSTGTKHNLPGVTFNSLPGLYDASRGRIPDALSEGKAAAHEKVVIVHRDGQQILMDKEEYAQYQAAQDGAASAVPETNEGVPQNGNLYPPRETPPSDGQTQNQRRNGVE
- the ilvD gene encoding dihydroxy-acid dehydratase, whose amino-acid sequence is MFPLRSKVTTVGRQAAGARALWRATGTKENEFGKPIVAIANSYTQFVPGHVHLKNVGDIVADAIREAGGVPKEFNTIAVDDGIAMGHSGMLYSLPSREIISDSVEYMVNAHTADALVCISNCDKITPGMLNAALRLNIPTIFVSGGPMEAGKAVVVDGVAKAPTDLITAITASASDDVDDAGLAMVEESACPTCGSCSGMFTANSMNCLTEALGLALPGNGTTLATHSFRRRLFKQAGSTIVDLCRRYYGEEDESVLPRNIANKDAFYNAMALDMAMGGSTNTILHTLAAAQEGAIDFTLNDIEAVSDAVPCLSKVAPNGVWHIEDVHRAGGIPAILGELRRSGHLKMNVHTALYKDAGEWLDDWDIRGGKELEEARNLFLAAPGGVRTTEPFSTDNVWETLDTDQENGCIHSAEFSYSDQGGLVVLRGNLAPNGAIIKAAGVEEELWHFQGPARVVESQEEAVSIILKREVQAGDVIVIRYEGPAGGPGMQEMLHPTSFLKGSGLGKACALITDGRFSGGTSGLSIGHISPEAAHGGVIGLVQNGDPITIDVRKRALTLDIDEDELERRRAEQERREKPWTPVNRDRPITKALRAYANMATSADMGAVRIVDGHIA
- a CDS encoding glycosyltransferase family 87 protein; this translates as MTTSPNIDQDPPVPTAATNVAAPKAFFSPAIAGFIGLLGVIIATVTTAIQVMSTDFPIDMIIYREGVKAFMAGNEVYSVPMMAGDIALPFLYPPFGALVMVPLAGDWFSDAVAGDIVIILSNLLIGLVLLLLAFALNKQRTNRFASSDVIAVTALVWGIVLIFEPVRLNNGFAQINIILMALVALDLIPRKRLKWLPQGWLIGIAAAIKITPLAMLLYFLVRKEIKPIITAGISAIVATAIAAAVRWDVAWEYFTVNLLSMGSGGEIGVQTAYQSNSSLKGFLERLYTSQEAMDTASMITTIIWFCLAIITVVLGGWLMIALNKRGLNIEAFMINAFIMLLISPVSWSHHWIWLTIAIPVLLYRAITWRHLSWLSGIMISILGLWSLLILTIPPKWYWGDSINVWEQELVFKLVMSDFIWFAIATMAVTAFMLRFVPLKDSTARNAAQSM
- a CDS encoding HNH endonuclease signature motif containing protein, coding for MNDIWQAFKLLTSHGIGFLRLFDELSPHDLSDEGIEVSLAKNYARLATELFSPCDSPRVQHDAIALAEERQLSANHLLMVNKHARKLKARGAAWKLRAELMALEGSLEEVEAYAKKRVTEEGGDKPKQRGVRVGRVTDGLRTISITDTQRKITDLEKTLDTAIKDDDQPRSEALLEPFWDLVEGGGTGLIKPEYRTVIAIGLNDFAKVSCGKGDEVIIGLSDGTTMTGAEFINAAMEGSLGDKLYVGLFHPTAGPVNLYETRFASDKLRTLAMAENLVCPWPDCNVPADRCQVHHIDAHKNGGHTKPSNLTMLCKHHNGVNDDDGPRKKRKGPSRGRMRRHRGKVRLHTPGGKLVGNTHDLSSMGAMDLI
- a CDS encoding DoxX family protein, translated to MSTNTPSHDQPDKASDFDDELGVPAYKPSTDSTPASASPASASPASAAGTAAESTSPSDQPTTSFERPSDAEIKASEQRKASDKKPSGVRIVESIDPVASTPSSPSAASAPAAATSEATPVETSGQTQVDAPQTAEPTKGTAAPKASASTGTADSGSTGSASGGIAAAAAGAAGAGFAAAHASGAKDAEPEAVKPEATQEVPRSSVFERPGRAQPQEITPNTTQAPQSAVESQPTETMNMGPTTGSQNNPYDDRDFASRDTSFDQSPTSVNPSADYGNEPTTVQPAAVPAGGAAGYAATQHFDSPSQYSDDTALALDADSAAAAQAEEEQALRRQYGKRGTIDFGLLFIRIALGGFLIVEGVRTLFSIGESAGISGLESEYASYSMANILAMGIPVGQLVAGVFLVLGLLTPFASMLALVVTGFMAIHELAVSGAGLDVFSWPESLWLALVLFVVNIGVQFTGPGFISVDSALGVKALSSPARRPLASSWVFFILGAAALVAVWWFGAGVNPLN